The genomic window GGCGTGCACGAGGACCGTGTCGCCCTGCCCGATGCTCAGCGCCTGGGTGAGCACCTGATAGGCAGTGAGCCCGGCCAGCGGCAGACAGGCCGCCTCTTCGAAGGTCAGATTGCGCGGCTTGCGGGCGAGGGTGCGGACCGGGGCCGCGACGTACTCGGCGCACGTGCCGCGGGAGAGGAAGTCCTCGCGGACGTAGCCCATGACCTCGTCCCCGACGGCGAACTCCGGCACGGACGGCCCCGGCTGGACGACGACCCCGGCGACGTCCCAGCCGGGGACCACCGGGAAGACGGTGTCCAGGACCCCGTCCAGGTGACCCTCGCGGGCCTTCCAGTCGACCGGGTTGACACCCGCCGCCCGTACCTTGACCAGCACATGGTCGGGTCCGAGCTTCGGCTCCGGGAGGTCCCCGTATTCCAGGACCTCGGGGCCGCCGTAGCGGCGGTAGCTGATCGCCTTCATGCTCCGACCCTCCGGCGCGCCCGGGGCTCGCGCAAGCCGGAGGGGCTCCCCGGGGCGACGCAGCGCCGCGACGACTGAACAATGGGACATTTCGGACTACCCTGGGCCGGGTCAGGATTCCCGAAACCCTAGGGGGTGTCCGGTGGACCACCGGACACCCCCTAAGCATCACGAAGGTGAGCGACATGACCGTCCTGCACCAGGAGCACCCCACCCACGAGCACGCCCACAGGCCGGGCTGCGGACACACCGAGATCGTGCACGGCGACCACATCGACTACGCGCACGACGGCCATCTGCACCGTTCGCACCAGGGCCACTGGGACGAGTGCGAGCCGGGCGGGCACGTCACGCACGACGACCACGCCCACCAGCACGGCGAGGGGTGCGGGCACACCGCGGTGAAGCACGGGGACCACGTCGACTACGTCCACGACGGCCACCGCCACGCCGCGCACGACGGACACTGGGACGACCACTGACGACCGCTGACAACCACTGACGACCCCTGCGGCCGGGCCACCGCGCCCGGCCTGCCTGGCTTCCCCGGGGCGGGGACCGGCAGGCTGTCACCGTCCGTCCGGCCACACTCCCTGGGAGCCGCGGTGCCTGCCACCGACCCTTGCACCGTCCCGCTCGCCCCGTCCGTGCACGCGTATGTGCAGCCCGACGGCGGCTGGTGCCTGAACAACGCGGGCTTCGTCAGCGACGGCGAGTCGACGCTCCTGATCGACACGGCAGCCACGGAGCGGCGCGCCCGGCTGCTGCGCGAGGCGCTGCTCGCGTCCGGGGCGCCGCTGCCGAGGACGCTGGTCAACACGCACCACCACGGCGACCACACCTACGGAAACGCCGTGTTCGCACCGGAGGCGACCGTCGTCGGCCACGAGGCGTGCCGGAGCGAGGTCGTCGCGGCCGGGCACCAGCTCCATCTCATCTGGCCGGAGACCGACTTCGGCGACATCGCGATCACCGCGCCGGACATGACGTACAGCGAACGGCTCACCTTCCGCGCGGGCGGCACGGAGGTGCGCCTGATCCACCCGGGCGTGGCGCACACGACCGGCGACACGGTCGTGCATCTGCCGGAGCACGGGATCGTCTTCACGGGGGACCTGGTCTTCCAGGGCGGTGCGCCCTTCATCCCGATGGGCTCGCTCGCCGGCTCGCTGCGGGCGCTCGACCTGCTGCGCTCGCTCGATGCCGGGATCGTCGTGCCCGGGCACGGTCCGGTCACCGACCCGTCGGCGTACGACGCGACGGAGCGCTACCTGCGGTACGTGGCGGAGGTCGCGGAGGCGGGGCACGCGAAGGGCCTGACGCCGCTGGAGGCGGCGCAGGAGGCGGAGCCCGGGGAGTTCGCGGAGCTGCGGGAGAGCGAGCGGCTGGTGGCGAATCTGCATCGCGCGTACGCGGAGCTGTCGGGGGAGCCCGGGGGTTCGGCGCTCGATCCGGTGTTGGTGTTCGGGGACATGGCGGTGATGAACGGCGGCGTACCGGTGGCGTGCCACGCCTGACAGTTCCAAAGCGGGGGCAAGCCCTCGGCCCCCACCGGGACTCCGCCCCGGGCCCCCGCTCCTCAAGCGCCGGAAGGGCTGGAAGGGCTGGAAACGCGGGCCGGGCAGCGCCCGGCTACCAGCGGGGCACCGACGGGGTGCGCCACCCCGGCTCGGCCACACGCATCGCCGACGCGTCGTCGCGGTCGCGCATCGTGCCGTCGTCCTCCAGCCACCGCCGGTGCAGCGCCGCGAGCCGCTCCCGGTCCAGCTCGACCCCGAGACCCGGTGCGTCGGACACGGCCAGTCGGCCGCCGTCGAAGACATGACGCGTCGTGATGACGTCCTCGGTCTGCCACGGGTAGTGGCTGTCGCAGGCGTGCCCGAGCCCCGGGACCGTCGCCGCGACGTGGGTCATCGCGGCGAGGCTGATGCCCAGGTGGGTGTTGGAGTGCATGGACAGGCCGACCCCGAACGTCCGGCAGATCGCGGCCAGTTCGCGCGTACGGTGCAGTCCGCCCCAGTAGTGGTGGTCGGAGAGGACGATCTGCACGGCGCCGCGCGCGAACGCCTCGGGGATCTCGGGGAAGGTCGTGACGCACATGTTGGTCGCGAGCGGCACGTCCGTGCCGGCCGCGACCTCGGCCATGCGGTCGGTGCCGCTCGCCGGGTCCTCCAGGTACTCGAGGACGTCCTTCAGCTCCTCGGCGACGTACAGCGAGGTCTTCACGGACCAGGCGCCGTTGGGGTCGAGGCGCAGCGGCCGGCCGGGGAAGGCTTCGGCGAGCGCGCGGACCGCGGCGATCTCCTCGTCGGGCTCGAAGACGCCGCCCTTGAGCTTGAAGGAGGTGAACCCGTGCTCGCGTGCGAAGCGGCGCGCCTGGGCGACGACGCCCGCCGGGTCGAGCGCGGCGCCCCAGTCGTCGCTCTCGCCGCCCTCCGGGTGGGCGGCCCAGCGGTAGAAGAGGTACGCGCTGTACTCGACGGAGTCGCGGACCTTGCCGCCGAGCAGGGCGTGCACGGGCAGGCCGAGCGTCTTGCCGAGGGCGTCGAGGCAGGCGACCTCGAAGCCGGAGACGACCGAGAGGCGGAGCTTGTCGGTGGTCTGGACGCCGCGCAGTCCGCCCGCGTCGACGCTCTCGTCGGCGGCCCGTGAGTCGCCGCACACCTGCTCGGCGAGGGCGAAGAGTCCGTTCAGATCGGTGACCGGGTGGCCCGGGAGCGCCTCCGCGAGGGGGCGGGCGATGTCGAGGTACTTCCCGTCGCCGTACGTCTCGCCGACACCCGTCACACCTCCCTTGGTGACGACCTCGACGATGAGGCGCGGGGTGTACGGCTGGTGGACGCCCTGGGTGTTGAGCAGCGGCGGGTCGGCCATGAGGATCGGGGTGAGCCGGACCGTGTCGATCATCATCGCGGTATCCATACGTGAACCATATTCAGGGATACGACTGTGGGACCAGAGGCCGGAGCCGACTTTCCGAGCGCACCGCAGCGCCGCACCCGTCCTGCCCTGGACGACATACCGACTGGTCGGTCATCATGAACGCCAACGAACAGCCGCCCCTCCGGAGGTGCCCCGATGAGCTCAGTCCACCCCCCAGGCCTCGACCCCGAGCAGCTGCGCGGCCATCTCGACCGCGAGCGGCCCGGCCTGGTGAGCGGACCGCTCAGCGCCCGCCTGATCCAGGGCGGCCGGTCGAACCTGACGTACACCGTCACCGACGGTACGAGCCGGTGGGTGGTGCGCCGGCCCCCGCTCGGCCATGTCCTCGCCACCGCCCACGACATGAAGCGCGAGCACCGGGTCATCGAGGCGCTGCACCCGACGGCCGTGCCGGTGCCCGAACCGCTGCTGCTGTGCGAGGACGACTCCGTCCTCGGGGCGCCCTTCTACGTCATGGAGTTCGTCGAGGGCACCCCCTACCGCACGGCCGAGGAGCTCGCCCCGCTCGGGCCCGAGCGCACCCGTGACACCGTCCTCGGACTCGTCGACACGCTCGTCGACCTGCACGCCGTGGACCCCGGGTCCGTCGGCCTCGGCGACTTCGGCCGCCCGGAAGGCTTCCTCGACCGGCAGCTGCGCCGCTGGGGCAAGCAGCTCGACGCCTCCCGCAACCGCGAGCTCGCGGGCATCGACGAGCTGCACGCCGTGCTCGGCCGCGCCCTGCCGGCCTCCCCCTCGGCCACCGTCGTCCACGGCGACTACCGCCTCGACAACGTCCTGATCGGCGACGACGACCGGATCAGGGCCGTACTCGACTGGGAGATGTCCACGCTCGGCGATCCGCTCACCGACCTCGGGCTGCTCGTGATGTACAGCCAGAAGCTGGAGCTGCCCGACTCCCCCATCAGCACGACCGCGGCGGCGGCCGGCCACCCGGACGCCCAGGAGCTGGTGGAGCGGTACGCCGCCCGCTCCGGCCGCGACACCTCCGCCATCGCCTGGTACACGGCGTTCGCCTGGTTCAAGCTCGCCGTGATCCTGGAGGGCATCCACTACCGCTACACCCTCGGCCAGACCGTCGGCGCCGGATTCGACCGTATCGGCGACCTCGTCCCCGTCTTCATCGAGCACGGCCTCACCACCCTGCAGGAAGGCTGATCACCATGGACTTCGCATTCGACGCGCGCACCGAGGAGCTGCGGGACCGGCTCCTCGCTTTCATGGACGAGCACGTGTACCCGGCCGAGGCGGTCGCCCACGAGCAGCACGCGAAGCTCGCATCCCCGTGGGACACCCCGCCGGTCATCGAGGAGCTCAAGGCCGAGGCCCGCAGGCAGGGCCTGTGGAACCTCTTCCTCCCGGATGCGGAGTACGGCGCCGGGCTCACCAACCTCCAGTACGCGCCGCTCGCCGAGATCACCGGCCGCTCCCCGCATCTGGCGCCGACCGCGCTGAACTGCGCGGCGCCGGACACCGGCAACATGGAGGTGCTCACCCTCTTCGGCTCGGACGAGCAGAAGAAGCAGTGGCTGGAGCCGCTGCTGGCCGGTGAGATCCGCTCGGCGTTCGCGATGACCGAGCCCGAGGTGGCCTCGTCCGACGCGACGAACATCGAGACGCGGATCGACAGGGACGGCGACGACTGCGTCATCAACGGCCGCAAGTGGTACATCTCGGGGGCGATGAACCCGAACTGCCGGATCTTCATCGTCATGGGCAAGACCGACCCTGACGGCCCGGACATCCGCCGCCAGCAGTCGATGATCCTCGTCCCGCGCGACACTCCCGGCCTGGAGGTCCGCCGGGCGATGCAGGTGTACGGCTACGAGGACCATCTGCACGGCGGCCACGCGGAGGTCGTCTTCGACGACGTCCGGGTCCCGGCGGCGAACCTGATCGGCGAGGAGGGCGGCGGCTTCGCGATCGCCCAGGCGCGCCTCGGCCCCGGCCGTATCCACCACTGCATGCGGCTGATCGGCATGGCCGAGCGGGCCATCGAGCTGATGTGCCGGCGCGCCGTGTCCCGTACCGCCTTCGGCAAGCCGATCGCCCAGCAGGGCGTCGTACAGGCGTGGATCGCGGACGCCCGGGTGACGGTCGAGCAGCTGCGGCTGCTGGTGCTGAAGACCGCGTGGCTGATGGACACGGTCGGCAACCGCGGTGCGCACACCGAGATCCAGGCCATCAAGATCGCCACCCCGCGGGCGGTCGTGGACATCCTCGACAGGGCGGTCCAGGTGCACGGCGCGGGCGGGGTGAGCCAGGACTTCCCGCTGGCCGAACTGTGGGCGGGGGCGCGGACGCTGATGCTGGCGGACGGCCCCGACGAGGTGCACCAGCGGTCGCTGGCGCGCCAGGAGCTCAAGAAGTACCTGTAGCGCTCCGGGCACACGCCAGGGCCTGTCGTTCGGATCGGCCGGGCAAGATCCGAACGACACGGCCTCCGAACGACACGGTCTAGGGACGCAGCGCGCGCAGCAGCAGGTCGGCGAGGTGATCGGCGACCTGCTGCGGCGTGAGCGGCCCGTCCGGGCGGTACCAGGTGGACAGGTGGTGGACCGAGCCGAAGTGGTAGTCCACGACCAGGTCCGCGGGGGTCGCGTCGGAGAAGACCCCGCTGCGCTGGCCCTCCTCGATGAGCGCGCGGAAGCGCTCGTGGTAGTGCCTGCGCTCGGCGCGGACCTGCTTGTTCTTCTCCGGGCTGAGGTGGTGCATGGAGCGGAAGAAGATCGCCGCGTCATCGAGGTTCTCGATGGTGGTGACGACGACGTCGGCGGCCGCGCCCCGCAGCCGCCGCTCGACCGGCGCGTCCGCCCCGGCGAAGGCGTCGAGGCGCTCCTGCTGGAGCCGCAGCACCCGTGAGTAGACCTCCTGGAGGAGGTCCTCCTTGGAGCCGAAGTAGTGGTAGAGCGCGCCCTTGGTGACGCCCGCCGCCTCGACGATCTCCTGGACGGACGTGCGGTCGTACCCCTGCTCGGCGAAGAGCCGGGTGGCGGCGGCCAGCAGCCGCTGGGGGACGGGAGTGCCGCTCCCGTCCGTCGTCCTGGCCATTGCCGCCACCTGCCCTTCGCTCGGCTCACACGTGTTCATCAGCGGGAACGCAGTTCCCGCTTGAG from Streptomyces formicae includes these protein-coding regions:
- a CDS encoding MBL fold metallo-hydrolase, which codes for MPATDPCTVPLAPSVHAYVQPDGGWCLNNAGFVSDGESTLLIDTAATERRARLLREALLASGAPLPRTLVNTHHHGDHTYGNAVFAPEATVVGHEACRSEVVAAGHQLHLIWPETDFGDIAITAPDMTYSERLTFRAGGTEVRLIHPGVAHTTGDTVVHLPEHGIVFTGDLVFQGGAPFIPMGSLAGSLRALDLLRSLDAGIVVPGHGPVTDPSAYDATERYLRYVAEVAEAGHAKGLTPLEAAQEAEPGEFAELRESERLVANLHRAYAELSGEPGGSALDPVLVFGDMAVMNGGVPVACHA
- a CDS encoding glucarate dehydratase family protein, producing MDTAMMIDTVRLTPILMADPPLLNTQGVHQPYTPRLIVEVVTKGGVTGVGETYGDGKYLDIARPLAEALPGHPVTDLNGLFALAEQVCGDSRAADESVDAGGLRGVQTTDKLRLSVVSGFEVACLDALGKTLGLPVHALLGGKVRDSVEYSAYLFYRWAAHPEGGESDDWGAALDPAGVVAQARRFAREHGFTSFKLKGGVFEPDEEIAAVRALAEAFPGRPLRLDPNGAWSVKTSLYVAEELKDVLEYLEDPASGTDRMAEVAAGTDVPLATNMCVTTFPEIPEAFARGAVQIVLSDHHYWGGLHRTRELAAICRTFGVGLSMHSNTHLGISLAAMTHVAATVPGLGHACDSHYPWQTEDVITTRHVFDGGRLAVSDAPGLGVELDRERLAALHRRWLEDDGTMRDRDDASAMRVAEPGWRTPSVPRW
- a CDS encoding phosphotransferase family protein, producing MSSVHPPGLDPEQLRGHLDRERPGLVSGPLSARLIQGGRSNLTYTVTDGTSRWVVRRPPLGHVLATAHDMKREHRVIEALHPTAVPVPEPLLLCEDDSVLGAPFYVMEFVEGTPYRTAEELAPLGPERTRDTVLGLVDTLVDLHAVDPGSVGLGDFGRPEGFLDRQLRRWGKQLDASRNRELAGIDELHAVLGRALPASPSATVVHGDYRLDNVLIGDDDRIRAVLDWEMSTLGDPLTDLGLLVMYSQKLELPDSPISTTAAAAGHPDAQELVERYAARSGRDTSAIAWYTAFAWFKLAVILEGIHYRYTLGQTVGAGFDRIGDLVPVFIEHGLTTLQEG
- a CDS encoding acyl-CoA dehydrogenase family protein; protein product: MDFAFDARTEELRDRLLAFMDEHVYPAEAVAHEQHAKLASPWDTPPVIEELKAEARRQGLWNLFLPDAEYGAGLTNLQYAPLAEITGRSPHLAPTALNCAAPDTGNMEVLTLFGSDEQKKQWLEPLLAGEIRSAFAMTEPEVASSDATNIETRIDRDGDDCVINGRKWYISGAMNPNCRIFIVMGKTDPDGPDIRRQQSMILVPRDTPGLEVRRAMQVYGYEDHLHGGHAEVVFDDVRVPAANLIGEEGGGFAIAQARLGPGRIHHCMRLIGMAERAIELMCRRAVSRTAFGKPIAQQGVVQAWIADARVTVEQLRLLVLKTAWLMDTVGNRGAHTEIQAIKIATPRAVVDILDRAVQVHGAGGVSQDFPLAELWAGARTLMLADGPDEVHQRSLARQELKKYL
- a CDS encoding TetR/AcrR family transcriptional regulator, translated to MARTTDGSGTPVPQRLLAAATRLFAEQGYDRTSVQEIVEAAGVTKGALYHYFGSKEDLLQEVYSRVLRLQQERLDAFAGADAPVERRLRGAAADVVVTTIENLDDAAIFFRSMHHLSPEKNKQVRAERRHYHERFRALIEEGQRSGVFSDATPADLVVDYHFGSVHHLSTWYRPDGPLTPQQVADHLADLLLRALRP